AGCCAAAACCAATATGTTCACGAATTCCATATTGCTGTCGACAAACTGAAGATTGGCTTCATGATGCTGTGGACTCTCCTGATTTGTAATTGACTGATCCAATTTAGCTTGCTTATGGATTCTCTTGTGTGACATAACTAAAATTTTGTTCCTAAACATTTTCCCTAAATTTGAATGTCCATTAATTGTAATCTCATAATTTTTAGACTGAAATTTTACTACATTACCACAAATGGGGCAAGGCACAGGCTCCTCTGTGCTCTTGTGTGTGTAAGCATGTGCCCTGGTTATTTAAAAGAGTCAAAGAATTGAGAACATTAGAAGGCCTTAGTGCATGTATGCATCACGATTTACCTCAAGTGTTGAGGCTGTCTGAAAGCTTTGCCACACTGACCACACTTAAAGGGTCTTTCTTCAGAATGCATCCGTAGATGTTGTCGAAAATTATACtagtaaataattttaaatagaGTTAaacagatttaaaaaattgaaattacgTTAACTTTGATTTGAATTGTTAATGCCATTACTTTTGATGTGAAGCTTTTCGAGCAAGTAGGACATTCAAACGGGCGTTCGCCCGTATGAGTTCTTTCGTGTACCGTTCTTGCTGCCGACGTAGTAAATCGCGAATTGCAATGTTGGCAGGGAAAATTGGGTTTCGGAACCAATTCTTCCGTATGCGAAGCCTGATGTCGCTGCATGGccgtctttttaaaaaaagatttatcaCACTGAGGACACTGATGTACCTATTGTTCAAAAGTAATCATTATACAAACATTAGTTCGGCATGCAAGATTGGTTTCTAACTGTGCCGGGGTGTTGAGTTTTTTTATGATCCTTCAGTTCCTTTATATTAGGGAACTGTTGTTGGCAAATTGTGCAGGGTAACGTAGTTGGTTCGCCAGTGTGAGTTGCCCGATGCGCATTGAAATGTCTGATGCGATGGAACGTCATCGGGCAAAAATCACAAGGGAAAACGGCTTCCGGTTTGCGAACACGTGAATTAAAGTTTTGGCCTTTATCTAATAGTTGTTGGTGCGTTCGCATATGCAATCGCAAATTGGTTGACTAGATCGAACAACCCAATAGAATGAATATCAATTtaagagaaaatgtttttatcaaGCGTACCTGTGCGAACGATTTATCACAAATGCCACACTTGTGCGGCTTTTCGCCAGTATGTACAAACGAATGCTTCCTCAGATTGCCATTCGTATGGAATCTTTTCCCACAACCAGGTGCTGAACAAAGATAAGGCCTTGTGTCGCTATGAATTCTCATATGAATTTCAAGTCTAGTGGGAAAGTTTTGATTAACTAGAATGGATGTGGGAGACAACACAAGTATGAATTCAAACCTTGACTTTTTCGTGAAAGATTTGCCGCAAATGCTGCACTCGATCATATCTAATTGGTTGTTATGTTGATAGTGGACGTGCGATTTTAACAGATTGGCTGACGCGAAAGAACGCCCGCAATGTTCGCATAAATAGTTTTTCTCTCCCTACGTTTACAGTAGGGACATTATTTTTCGTTAAATCAAGAGGCATAAAATGTAGATAATCTCATGACTGCTTGTACCTGATGATTGGCGAAGTGAACGCGAATCCATGAGGCGGAAATAACTTTTCCGCATATTTCACAGATTACCATATTTTCTGTTGAAAAGGTGTAAGCCActtaaaaattaactaaacaaataGACAACAAAACGAACTCAAAAACATACGGGCCGATTTCTTTGGTGTTTGCGTAGGTTCCTTTTCATCAACTTCATTTTTGGCGGATgaaacttttaaaatattatgtGCAACTTTTTTGGCACGAGAATGATCTTTTCTTAGTCGACTGAGCGTGCTAAGCAGCATACGCTTACGGCGTGATTCGTTCTCCACTTCTAGCTGTGCGGAGCCTTCGTCCTCCTGTTgggattctatttgttggctTTGCTGGTTCTGATCCACCAATGGATAATCAATTGCTTTTATGAACGGGTCCATCGGAATAGGTTCTCCGTCCAATATAATGTGTGCCTTGCCGTTAACACGACACATTGTTTTGACAGGTAATCGGCTTCTAAAGAAACTCTTTCGTTTGCGAAGAACTTGTTGGATGTGTCTTTTCCCGGCTGGTGGATACACtatatttgatttctttactGTTGTTAACTCGCAATCTGAATCGCTTTCAGACTCGTCATCGTCAATGTGGAGAAAGATTCGGATGGGTGGTAACGACCGTACTATCGATCGGTAATAGCCGAAAAGTTGTGGATCAAAATAAATGCCCACACGGTTTGCTATCCTTGGATAGTCAATCAAGTTTCCAGCAATAGTTTCCGCCTCCGTCAAGAGATTAAATTTCGTCGCAGATTTTTCTAGCATTGAAGCAGTTCGTGCCATATCAGGATTTAACATATCTAGTTGATTTAATAATGGATCCTGAAgagttatttcattttttggtaGTTGCAAAGGTCTTGTTGGATAAACTGGaatctttttaaaatgctTTCCATagtcagatttttttttctttaagttttCCAGATTGGTTTTCTTAGCTTGATTTGAAGCAAAATCAACATTCATTTGCTTTGATGTAGGTTGACCTAAGTCTTCATTACTCAGCACATGGGATGcagaaagtttgttttttggtaAAATCTTGGTGAAGTCACCAACATGCAAATGATTTAATAGATCTCTGAACACTTGTTCACCTTGGCAATTCACATATGCCTGCCCGGTATATACATACTGCAGCAAATTTAAGATATCTTGATATTGATAGCCATCAAACACTAAGACTATTTCATCATCTTCTgtcctttcttttaaaagttgGGCTAAAACAGGGCTAGCGGCCGCTAAAACTGCACTACTGGCTCGTAGAAACCGGGGATGATTATTGCCATCCAATGAGGTAGATTTAAACACGCCGATTCGTACATCGGTGTACGTTTCTTCCTCTAAGGATGCCTGTAAAGTTCGCGATAAACAAAGATGATGTCCTTTCCCATGAATTCTGATTTGGGATACCGCCATCCCCACTGTTCGAAAATTTCAAGGCtaaatgattttcaaaactcaAAATCTTGAATTGTTTACAAAAACGACTCGTATGCGAAAGTAACAAAGTAATGGCCGCCGCCTGGTGGCAGGGGATAGGCTAATATGGGAGTACTGTACATTCAATATTATACGTCTATGTTTATAATAATTCATAAGAAATGAAATCCATAACTGACTAAAgaatgtaaatttttaaatttattttcggCGTAGAACATTATGATGCTAATTAATAATTTACCAAAAAAAtagtttccatttcatttggCATTCCAGCATTTGTGTGCAgcaaaaaacaagttaaaaataaaGCCATATGCTTAGCGTTGCAGACGGCAGGAACTATGATAGCGGAATTTGGACATTttaaaacagataaaaaatCCAGTTTTTATCTGAAAAATAGATTATTGAAACATAGTTTATGAACATATTTTATGAAGCTTCGTCTTCATGAACGAGTTGGCTGAAAAGTGTGGTGAATTTAACTGATATCGTGGGATTCGCACTAACTTTTCGAAtttaagaaattattttttaataccCTCAGTGGAGGAAAATGTTGTTGGAATACATGTTAAATGTTGTATATAATGGCATTAAATATGTCATTTATAACAACCCGTGCGTGAGGATTATCCGCTGGTGTTTTCACCCAATGACAGTATCTGTTTTTGCAATTTCTACAGGATTTGTTGTCATCTACATCCCATTCCGAGCCTTAAATAACAGAAGACATAAAGTATTTAACATTTTAGCTAtgtcaaattttaaatgttttctcaACCACGTTCTTTTAACAAATAGAGACTATTGAGAAAAAAGATCAAGGAAAAATTAAATCAAGTTtgtaaaaacaagaagaaattagAACAAGATCTTATTTCAGCCAACCAAAATAATCTCTGTGTACAACTTTATGTCTCTGAACTTCTGCAAAAACTGCAAGATGGAAGTTTCACTTGCTTGGAAGTTCTCAGGGCTTACCAAGCCAAAGTGAGTTTTAAACAAATGTTCAATTTCAACCTTTTTGTGTACTTGATTAAGGCAACATTAACATTCCTATGAAACATGTGCTGTGAATTTAGGCTTTGGAAATTACCAATGAGTACAACTGTATCACAGAGTTCATCTTAGAAGCTGAGGTGTGCATACATTGTATAAATTAAGTTTACATCTATGTTTTTAATTCTATTCGTTATGTTTATAGGAGTGGGCCAAAGAGCTAGACGTCGAAGCTGCACGTAGCGGGAAGAAAGGTCCACTTCATGGATTACCATTCAGCGTGAAAGACAACGTTGGCTTAATCGGCTATGATAGTACAGTTGGTATTTCCCAGTTTATCAATCAGCCTGCCATCGAAGACGCTGCAATGGTCATTGCGTTAAAAAAGCTCGGAGCTATTCCGTTTTGCAAAACGAATATTCCACAAACCAACATGAGGTGAACCTATAtgttttataatttttctcGAAAGTGATTCATGcaattttttgtgtgcgtaATTGTTATGCAGCTTTGGATGCAGCAATCCTATTTGGGGATTGACCAAGAATCCGTGGGACAAAGAGCGCACACCAGGTGGTTCAACAGGAGGCGAAGCATGTCTTATTGCTGCGGGGGGATCACCATTAGGTATTTTATTCATGACGATTTAATAATGCATAGACGTTTTAcgtctttatctttttattaGGAATCGGGACTGACATTGGAGGAAGTGTCCGGCTACCAGCCGCCTTTTGTGGAATATATTCTATTAAACCGACGACTTTTAGATTCAGGTATTATTCGTCCTTCACTGGAAAAGTGTAAAGTTTACTTACCATGATATTATCTGTTCATTCAGCGCAAAAGGAGTAAAGAAAGTTACTATACCAAATGTCGGAAGTAATTTCTTAAAACGTTTACATATTCTTAACTTACCACTCACTCAACCGTTGCCTCATTCATACAGTCACACCCGTTCCAGGGATTATGGCACGTGATTCCCATACTGTGACTACAGTTACAAAACTTCTTCTCGAAAACAATCACCTTCAAACGTGTGGTGATCCTGACCTCTTGCCCATTCCATGGAATGAATTAGTATGACGATATAGGTTGAATTGAGGCGAAGTGCGGATTTGTTATATTTTACATATCCAGGCATTCATAGGAAAGAAGAAGCTTC
The window above is part of the Daphnia carinata strain CSIRO-1 chromosome 7, CSIRO_AGI_Dcar_HiC_V3, whole genome shotgun sequence genome. Proteins encoded here:
- the LOC130699235 gene encoding uncharacterized protein LOC130699235, translated to MAVSQIRIHGKGHHLCLSRTLQASLEEETYTDVRIGVFKSTSLDGNNHPRFLRASSAVLAAASPVLAQLLKERTEDDEIVLVFDGYQYQDILNLLQYVYTGQAYVNCQGEQVFRDLLNHLHVGDFTKILPKNKLSASHVLSNEDLGQPTSKQMNVDFASNQAKKTNLENLKKKKSDYGKHFKKIPVYPTRPLQLPKNEITLQDPLLNQLDMLNPDMARTASMLEKSATKFNLLTEAETIAGNLIDYPRIANRVGIYFDPQLFGYYRSIVRSLPPIRIFLHIDDDESESDSDCELTTVKKSNIVYPPAGKRHIQQVLRKRKSFFRSRLPVKTMCRVNGKAHIILDGEPIPMDPFIKAIDYPLVDQNQQSQQIESQQEDEGSAQLEVENESRRKRMLLSTLSRLRKDHSRAKKVAHNILKVSSAKNEVDEKEPTQTPKKSAQNMVICEICGKVISASWIRVHFANHQGEKNYLCEHCGRSFASANLLKSHVHYQHNNQLDMIECSICGKSFTKKSRLEIHMRIHSDTRPYLCSAPGCGKRFHTNGNLRKHSFVHTGEKPHKCGICDKSFAQSTNLRLHMRTHQQLLDKGQNFNSRVRKPEAVFPCDFCPMTFHRIRHFNAHRATHTGEPTTLPCTICQQQFPNIKELKDHKKTQHPGTVHQCPQCDKSFFKKTAMQRHQASHTEELVPKPNFPCQHCNSRFTTSAARTVHERTHTGERPFECPTCSKSFTSKYNFRQHLRMHSEERPFKCGQCGKAFRQPQHLRAHAYTHKSTEEPVPCPICGKMFRNKILVMSHKRIHKQAKLDQSITNQESPQHHEANLQFVDSNMEFVNILVLAVDVKELTQSTVGGHDLQQHRQKIQALSEETNQYLKKNVYQNYMQFIETAKEISYLESEMYQLSHLLTEQRSLLVTLLENSLLGDKAPGLRGVEKPETRAKFNTEVAVNLNVNNQEGRKRLTALLEKVEGCANVVESLTRTLIHEGDMVELDPSDNCAIGRVRGFLLNDSFMIASWLPNKRGNMRYQYQALYELEGLAVINIRDLGPVKYAFKLMMFPDTRVLQCANSNDKKEWLEAFDLAKHLKIKKEISPTPSAETKDNSYDEAFNPFAEDESLTGFPNGTENSQEVAESIPDWVAEVADDMDVYVAQRDFEEAVSLAEKTRDFWDGASPSLVNLHRDLKLKIDSRIRQLSEVLMNELRVSPDKSLQGGPRAASRAVLLLSRLGQASQACDLFLKHRSALLKHNLRQLKTEGATTLYIKRITSLFFPFVADTGREISRVFPKNKVCASAFVVWSRNEVGKFGNNFRKHVFTSGSTLTTVAECVALVRSHSEELTEIGLDLTFYLENELRGQVERCLRDAREKLMESIKLRALEDKWRPVNLVNKNGIARFADDMNEVGIASIHSWVYDECWVALTSNTINFSKAYMTFLDDALKMPSADSNIFVDEVLLDIFQAQLKHVENSFRSGKYKGEAKFISRNASFLLHTVLALAQRRVSEVRLYPCPSFAKLRSEFEWLANDSQKITTTIKSPVSDQSFI
- the LOC130699211 gene encoding fatty acid amide hydrolase 1-like, with the translated sequence MLLEYMLNVVYNGIKYVIYNNPCVRIIRWCFHPMTVSVFAISTGFVVIYIPFRALNNRRHKRLLRKKIKEKLNQVCKNKKKLEQDLISANQNNLCVQLYVSELLQKLQDGSFTCLEVLRAYQAKALEITNEYNCITEFILEAEEWAKELDVEAARSGKKGPLHGLPFSVKDNVGLIGYDSTVGISQFINQPAIEDAAMVIALKKLGAIPFCKTNIPQTNMSFGCSNPIWGLTKNPWDKERTPGGSTGGEACLIAAGGSPLGIGTDIGGSVRLPAAFCGIYSIKPTTFRFSAKGVKKVTIPNVGITPVPGIMARDSHTVTTVTKLLLENNHLQTCGDPDLLPIPWNELAFIGKKKLRIGYYEDDGFFPTTPGIRRAIQIAKNRLEASGHELVPFVPPRVDYVLNSFISILTADQSRYLLQALSNDDIDPVLKPTLFLLSIPSAMKRLLQPLLSSFSTRLIPTYLGLGGNRIRQSHQLWKEISKKNLYKEEFLSYWRTLELDLCIGPCFACPAPRSKDVAKLSPALSYTSLYNFLDFPVGIVPIDKETMEDQSKLNIDYNHFDLVCNLVKATTKGATGMPLAIQVIGLPYQEEMVLRGMQVLDTTIHQQLRP